A section of the Mycobacterium sp. 3519A genome encodes:
- a CDS encoding cytochrome P450, which produces MASSDAALRDGEAPELPPLHMRRVGFDPTPALGEIRESTGVRTATNSFGMTIYLVTRHEDIKAVLSDHERFSNGRPPGFVIPGAPPVSEEEQASSRAGNLLSLDPPEHQRLRRMLTSEFTIRRMKRLEPRIAEIVDAQLDVMENAGPPVDLVANFALPIPSLVICELLGVPYDDRDDFQRRSARQLDLSIPIAERLELVRRGREYMGSLVGRARRAPGDDILGMLVREHGDELTDDELIGIASLLLLAGHETTSNMLGLGTLALLRHPDQLAAVRDDPDAVGPAIEELLRWLSIVHSAIPRITTTDVEIAGVPIPAGELVFVSLPSGNRDPDFIDIPEVLDIARGAPGHLAFGHGVHHCLGAPLARMEMRIAFPALLRRFPSLALAEDFAEVPFRSFHFIYGLKSLEVGW; this is translated from the coding sequence ATGGCTTCTTCCGATGCCGCGCTCCGCGACGGCGAAGCACCCGAACTGCCGCCCCTGCACATGCGGCGGGTCGGCTTCGATCCGACGCCCGCCCTGGGCGAGATCCGCGAGAGCACCGGTGTGCGCACGGCCACCAACTCGTTCGGCATGACGATCTACCTCGTCACCCGGCACGAGGACATCAAGGCGGTGCTGTCGGATCACGAGCGGTTCTCCAACGGTCGGCCGCCAGGCTTCGTCATCCCCGGCGCGCCACCGGTGTCAGAGGAGGAGCAGGCCAGCTCGCGGGCGGGCAACCTGCTGAGCCTCGACCCGCCCGAACACCAGCGGCTGCGCCGCATGCTCACCTCCGAGTTCACCATCCGCCGGATGAAGCGGCTCGAGCCGCGCATCGCAGAAATCGTCGACGCGCAGCTCGACGTCATGGAGAACGCCGGTCCGCCAGTGGATTTGGTCGCCAACTTCGCGTTACCCATCCCCTCGCTGGTGATCTGCGAGCTGCTCGGGGTGCCGTACGACGACCGCGACGACTTCCAGCGCCGCAGCGCCCGCCAACTCGACCTGTCCATCCCGATCGCCGAACGCCTCGAACTCGTGCGCCGCGGCCGCGAGTACATGGGGTCGCTGGTCGGCCGGGCCCGGCGGGCACCCGGCGACGACATCCTCGGCATGCTGGTGCGTGAGCACGGCGACGAGTTGACCGACGACGAACTCATCGGCATCGCAAGCCTGTTGCTGCTCGCCGGACACGAGACCACGTCGAACATGCTCGGTCTCGGCACGCTGGCGCTGCTGCGGCATCCCGATCAATTGGCCGCCGTGCGCGACGACCCGGACGCGGTCGGACCTGCGATCGAGGAACTGCTGCGCTGGCTGTCGATCGTGCACAGCGCGATTCCGCGGATCACCACCACCGACGTCGAGATCGCCGGTGTACCCATTCCGGCGGGCGAATTGGTGTTCGTGTCACTGCCGTCGGGCAACCGCGATCCGGACTTCATCGATATACCGGAGGTGCTCGACATCGCCCGCGGCGCACCGGGACACCTGGCGTTCGGCCACGGTGTGCACCACTGCCTCGGCGCCCCGCTGGCGCGCATGGAGATGCGCATCGCGTTTCCCGCGTTGCTGCGCCGGTTCCCGTCGCTGGCGTTGGCC
- a CDS encoding MMPL family transporter has protein sequence MSHRLSWIWALLVVAVSGVLMALLGGGDSDQQSPVGVPASAESTRADALRAEFPGGDKAPAIVVVSRRDGAPLSQADLAAVKQGPLQVSEDGMAALTAIPMDTKLSGFALNDAVESVRDKVSRDVPADLRVEVTGGPAFGADIANSFSGANVTLLAVTAAVVALLLIVTYRSPVLWLVPLAVIGLADRVAAVVGTAIADAVGMQPDGSTSGITSVLVFGAGTNYALLLISRYREELGRTDNHRSALSVAVRRAGPAIIASNATVVLALLTLLFASSPSTRSLGVQAAAGLVVAAVYVLVVLPPLLGLFGKRLFWPFIPRVGSSALTETGVWHRIADAVAWRPAVVATVAIAALAVLATGLLTTPTGLSQTEQFRVKAESVSGYQTLAAHFPSGLTDPTRVIGPTARAADIQRTITDTPGVVSATPAGQSPGGLSQWSVVLDAEPASAEAFKTIDTLRDSMHTVDANVLVGGSDAQARDASAAAARDRIVIIPLILVVVLIVLYVLLRSALAPLILVAVTVLSALAALGLGGWASVHVFGFPALDNTAPLFAFLFLVALGVDYTIFLITRAREETPEHGTRGGIVRAVSATGAVITSAGIVLAAVFCVLGVLPLIVLTQVGIIVGLGILLDTFVVRTVIIPALFTLIGPRVWWPALRGDYGANDGHARGRHRAGEGAHPH, from the coding sequence CTGTCGCACCGCTTGTCCTGGATATGGGCACTCCTCGTCGTGGCGGTGTCCGGCGTCTTGATGGCCCTGCTCGGCGGCGGCGACTCCGACCAGCAGTCACCGGTGGGAGTACCCGCCAGCGCCGAGTCCACACGTGCCGATGCGCTGCGCGCTGAATTCCCCGGCGGCGACAAGGCGCCTGCGATCGTCGTCGTCAGCCGTCGCGACGGTGCGCCGCTGAGCCAGGCCGATCTGGCAGCGGTCAAGCAGGGCCCGCTGCAGGTGTCCGAGGACGGCATGGCCGCGCTGACCGCCATTCCGATGGACACGAAACTGTCCGGGTTCGCGCTCAACGATGCGGTGGAGTCGGTGCGGGACAAAGTGTCTCGTGACGTGCCTGCCGATCTGCGCGTCGAGGTGACAGGCGGACCGGCGTTCGGCGCGGACATCGCGAATTCGTTCTCCGGCGCCAACGTCACGCTGCTGGCGGTGACGGCGGCCGTGGTCGCGCTGCTGCTGATCGTCACCTACCGCTCGCCGGTGTTGTGGCTGGTGCCGCTTGCGGTGATCGGCCTGGCCGACCGCGTCGCTGCGGTGGTCGGCACCGCGATTGCCGACGCGGTGGGCATGCAGCCCGACGGGTCGACGTCCGGCATCACCAGTGTGCTGGTGTTCGGCGCGGGCACCAATTACGCGCTGCTGCTCATCTCGCGCTATCGAGAAGAGTTGGGGCGCACCGACAATCACCGGTCGGCGCTCTCGGTGGCGGTGCGCCGGGCCGGGCCTGCGATCATCGCGAGCAACGCGACGGTGGTCCTTGCCCTGCTCACTTTGTTGTTCGCCTCGTCGCCGAGCACCCGCAGCCTCGGTGTGCAGGCGGCGGCGGGCCTGGTGGTCGCTGCCGTCTATGTGCTGGTGGTGCTTCCGCCGCTGCTCGGCTTGTTCGGCAAGCGGTTGTTCTGGCCGTTCATTCCGCGCGTCGGATCGAGCGCGCTCACCGAAACCGGTGTCTGGCACCGCATCGCCGACGCGGTGGCGTGGCGACCCGCCGTCGTCGCGACCGTGGCGATCGCGGCACTGGCGGTGCTCGCCACCGGCCTGCTCACCACGCCGACGGGCTTGTCGCAGACCGAACAGTTCCGGGTGAAGGCCGAATCGGTCAGCGGCTACCAGACGCTGGCCGCGCACTTTCCCAGCGGGCTGACCGACCCCACCCGCGTCATCGGTCCGACCGCCCGCGCGGCCGACATCCAGCGCACGATCACCGACACGCCGGGAGTCGTATCGGCCACGCCTGCGGGGCAGTCACCGGGCGGGCTGAGCCAATGGTCTGTGGTGCTGGATGCCGAGCCTGCGTCGGCCGAGGCGTTCAAAACCATTGACACGCTGCGTGATTCGATGCATACGGTCGACGCGAACGTGCTTGTCGGCGGATCCGACGCGCAGGCCAGAGACGCAAGCGCCGCGGCCGCACGGGACAGGATCGTCATCATCCCGCTGATCCTGGTGGTGGTGTTGATCGTGCTCTACGTGCTGCTGCGCTCGGCGTTGGCGCCGCTGATCCTGGTCGCGGTGACGGTGTTGAGCGCGCTCGCCGCACTCGGCCTCGGCGGCTGGGCCAGCGTGCACGTGTTCGGGTTCCCCGCGTTGGACAACACCGCGCCGCTGTTCGCGTTCCTGTTTCTGGTGGCGCTCGGCGTGGACTACACGATCTTCCTGATCACCAGGGCTCGCGAGGAGACACCTGAACACGGCACCCGGGGCGGCATCGTGCGTGCGGTATCTGCCACCGGTGCGGTGATCACCAGCGCGGGCATCGTGCTCGCCGCGGTGTTCTGTGTGCTCGGTGTGCTCCCGCTGATCGTGCTCACCCAGGTCGGCATCATCGTCGGCCTCGGCATCCTGCTGGACACGTTCGTCGTCCGCACCGTGATCATCCCCGCGCTGTTCACGTTGATCGGTCCCCGCGTCTGGTGGCCTGCACTGCGCGGAGACTACGGTGCCAACGATGGACACGCGCGAGGTCGACACCGTGCTGGGGAAGGTGCACATCCGCACTAG
- a CDS encoding MarR family winged helix-turn-helix transcriptional regulator, with protein MPKPARSALESVIAADVRAMTAESDQIGKHFAGRHQVAANDFRALLHIMVAENAGMPLTAGELRRQMGVSGAAITYLVERMIASGHVRRDSDPADRRKVMLRVADHGMDVARGFFTPLAEHTRRALADIPDADLAAAHRTFTAVIDAMRAFRTELDASPG; from the coding sequence ATGCCGAAGCCCGCCCGCAGCGCTCTGGAATCGGTGATCGCCGCGGACGTCCGTGCGATGACGGCCGAGTCAGATCAGATCGGCAAGCACTTCGCGGGTCGACATCAGGTGGCGGCCAACGACTTTCGCGCGCTGCTGCACATCATGGTGGCCGAGAACGCCGGTATGCCGCTGACCGCGGGTGAGCTGAGGCGGCAGATGGGGGTGTCGGGCGCCGCCATCACGTATCTGGTGGAGCGGATGATCGCGTCCGGTCACGTCCGCCGCGACTCCGATCCGGCCGACAGGCGCAAGGTGATGCTGCGGGTGGCCGACCACGGCATGGACGTCGCGCGTGGTTTCTTCACCCCGCTCGCCGAGCACACCCGGCGCGCGCTGGCCGACATTCCCGACGCTGACCTGGCCGCGGCGCATCGCACCTTCACCGCGGTGATCGACGCGATGCGCGCCTTCCGCACCGAACTCGACGCTAGCCCCGGTTGA
- a CDS encoding alpha/beta fold hydrolase has protein sequence MDTREVDTVLGKVHIRTSGSGEPIMFWPSLLMTGDLWAAQADHFGADHQVILVDPPGFGKSQKLTAAFTFDQCARCIVDILDDLGLDRTHLVGNSWGGMIGGTFAATYPERIGSAVLMNCTGSAAGFAQKMEYGLLLQMGRVLGGIRPPLTRSVLKAFLGPTTFRTRGDVVEFVRDSVQRVDFKSGSWAVRSVVPRRPDQRALLARVKTPVLVVAGAEDAVFPVAETTAMAEAIPGAAVEVLDGVAHLAAREDPVRVNKLIEEFLAGG, from the coding sequence ATGGACACGCGCGAGGTCGACACCGTGCTGGGGAAGGTGCACATCCGCACTAGCGGCAGCGGTGAGCCGATCATGTTCTGGCCCAGCCTGCTGATGACGGGCGACTTGTGGGCGGCCCAAGCCGATCACTTCGGCGCCGACCACCAGGTGATCCTGGTCGACCCGCCGGGCTTCGGTAAAAGCCAGAAGCTCACGGCGGCATTCACTTTCGATCAATGCGCGCGCTGCATCGTCGACATCCTCGACGACCTCGGCCTCGACCGCACGCATCTGGTCGGCAATTCGTGGGGCGGCATGATCGGCGGAACGTTCGCGGCCACCTATCCCGAGCGGATCGGCAGCGCGGTGCTGATGAACTGCACCGGGTCGGCCGCCGGCTTCGCGCAGAAGATGGAATACGGCTTGCTGCTGCAGATGGGCCGTGTCCTCGGCGGGATCCGGCCGCCGCTGACCCGCTCGGTGCTCAAGGCGTTCCTCGGCCCGACGACATTTCGCACTCGAGGAGATGTCGTCGAATTCGTGCGCGACTCGGTGCAGCGGGTGGACTTCAAGTCGGGTAGCTGGGCGGTGCGCAGCGTGGTGCCGCGGCGGCCGGATCAGCGGGCGCTGCTGGCCCGGGTGAAGACGCCGGTGCTGGTGGTCGCCGGGGCCGAGGACGCGGTGTTCCCGGTAGCGGAGACGACGGCGATGGCCGAGGCCATCCCTGGCGCGGCGGTCGAGGTGCTGGACGGCGTTGCACATCTGGCCGCACGGGAAGACCCCGTGCGGGTCAACAAGCTGATCGAGGAGTTCCTCGCAGGCGGGTAG